DNA sequence from the Alkaliphilus metalliredigens QYMF genome:
AGCAAGGAATAGTGATGAAAAGATGGACCCCAACTATGATATTGAAGACTATGAAGGTCTGTTTAAGATTCTGGTAGCAAAATTCGAAATCTTTAGCAAAAAATATCAGTGTTTTTTAGAATATACTGATGAGTAGAGTTAATGATGATGAGAACGGGAAATCAAGGACCAAGGGAACAGGCCATTTAGGGGTCCATGAGAGATGTATTTACGGACAAAGTAGATTGAAAAAGAAGCTATAAAGAGAATGAATATAATAATAGGTAACAAGGTAACTCACTGAGTGGGCATAGATTTTTATACCGATACTTGGTGGGTTTTGTTTGTTGGAGAGTAGGCGATTCAGCTCTTTGTTGGAAAGTGGCCAATGAATAGTATACAATAGTAATGTAGGATCTATTAAAAGTCATCTAATGAAATTTACACAAATCAATACAAATTGGAATCAATTGATACCAAAAACCTTGACCATGATAATGGGGAGTGTTATAATGAAGATCAACAAAGCAAATGAAAAGAAACGTACTGAATCAAAATTACAAGTGCAGACTTATTTAGATAGACTTAAATATGCAATAGAGAGTGGAACTGTCAAAATCAATTTTCAAAAGAGTCGACAGATTGACAATATGAGAGATAAGAAATATACCAATCGATATACGATATCACAGCTGTTTCCAAATGAAGACGAGGTGGAAGTTCTTAAAAAAGAACTCGCTTATTTAACAGTTGAAGAATATATTGAAACAGTAAAGGATATTCGATTTCCAAATAAGTCTGAAATGCGCGTCTTTGGGAAAAAATACTTAGGTGAAGATGTGTATATCAAGATAAGAGTAGAGTTAATAAGCATAGCAGATGCCAGTGGCAATAGTTCTATTTTAGTGATGTCTTTTCATTTTTCTGAGAGAGATTTTAAAAAATCGAATTTTCCTTATGGGAAAAGTTGAGGTGAAAATAATGAAGAAAATTAAAAGTGAAAAGAAACTATGTTTAATGTGTATGGAAGAGCATGGAGTAGATACGGTAGAAGTGATTGATGAAGAAACGTATAAGTCAAAAGAAGTATCTTTTAACGCAACCTATGAATACTGTGCCAATGCTGATGAATATCTTGAAACAGAAGAAATGATCAAGGCAAATAGTCTGATGATGAAAGATGCATATCGGAAAAAGGTAGGTTTGTTGACATCTGATGAGATCATCAATATAAGGGCAAAGTATGGGTTAAGTCAGAAAGACTTCTCTGAAATTCTTGACTGGGGAAAAGCTACAATCACCAGATATGAAAATCATCAGGTCCAGGATCGTGCTCATGATGATGTGCTACGTAAGATCAATTCTGATCCTAAATGGTTCTTGGAAATGCTAGAAAGAGCTAAGGGTAAGATATCAGATAAAGCATTTAGCAAATATCACCATGAGGCCATTGAACAGTTTAAGAAAATGAAAAACCAGTATCAAATTGAAGTAATCAACACAATATATGCAAATTTTGAAGAACCGTTATATACTGGAAATGTAGAGCTAAATTTGGAGAAGGTTGTGGAGATGATCAACTATTTGGCATCGAAAGTTAGTAGTATTCATAAAGTAAAACTTATGAAGATGTTGTGGTATGCTGATATGCTCCACTTTAAAAGAACAGGAAAGGCTATCGGAGGTCTTGTCTATGGGGCATTACCAATGGGAGCTGTACCAAAAGGATATGAGGCAATTGTTTCACTTGAGGGAGTTCAATACGATACAGTATTATATGGTGAGCATATCGGATATAAATTTAAGCCGGTTCCTGGATTTGAGATCAAGAAATTAATTAAGTCAGAGATTGAAACATTGGATGAAATTATCTCTAAGTTTGGACATTTAAATACAGATGAAATTGTAGATATGATGCATGATGAGGAAGCGTATAAGTGTACCGAAGGCAACTGTATTATTCCATTTTCCTTTGCAGAGCAACTCTCAGTAGATTAATCTAAATTGCAACACATACTTTTGAGCTCATCACTTTAATGTGATGGGCTTTTTCTTTGTTAATAATTGTATCGTGCCTTGGAAAGTAAGGGTGCTAGGGAAACCTCAGGAAGAGTCCATATTAAAAAAATAGGTCTTGGTTATCGCTCCTTCCACAAACTGTTTGATTGAGGGAGGGTCCCAGGGGAA
Encoded proteins:
- a CDS encoding type II TA system antitoxin MqsA family protein encodes the protein MKKIKSEKKLCLMCMEEHGVDTVEVIDEETYKSKEVSFNATYEYCANADEYLETEEMIKANSLMMKDAYRKKVGLLTSDEIINIRAKYGLSQKDFSEILDWGKATITRYENHQVQDRAHDDVLRKINSDPKWFLEMLERAKGKISDKAFSKYHHEAIEQFKKMKNQYQIEVINTIYANFEEPLYTGNVELNLEKVVEMINYLASKVSSIHKVKLMKMLWYADMLHFKRTGKAIGGLVYGALPMGAVPKGYEAIVSLEGVQYDTVLYGEHIGYKFKPVPGFEIKKLIKSEIETLDEIISKFGHLNTDEIVDMMHDEEAYKCTEGNCIIPFSFAEQLSVD